The Thermodesulfobacteriota bacterium genome includes a region encoding these proteins:
- a CDS encoding glucoamylase family protein, whose amino-acid sequence MRARLRRNSQTQKCADNEPPLRSELFSSDQMEQHGKTLAGLHKLGLESAPDQLLKRLAENESILTGARNLLTDAVKTNRRITPAGEWLLDNFYLIEEQIRTARRHLPKGYSRELPRLLGGPSAGLPRVYDIALETISHGDGRVDPESLSSFVTAYQTITALKLGELWAIPIMLRLALVENLRRIGTRIAADRIDRNRADYWADKMTDIAGKDPKSLILAIADMARSNPPMVSSFVAEFARRLQGQSPALAMPLTWIEQRLAECSLTIEQLVQTENQQQAADQVSISNSIASLRFLGAMDWREFVEKMSVVEQTLREDSGGVYGKMDFATRDRYRHVVEKIAKNSRLSEGEVARKAIQLAHEAAAEKGGDDRAAHVGFYLIDRGFSQLERTAEVRLSTLEALQRMGRRFPLFLYLGTIMLMTVIFTGSLLAEAHADGVQGWPLALIGSLSLLCASHLAVALVNWLATLLATPHPLPRMDFSKGIPPESSTLAVVPTMLISTQNIEDLIEALEVRFLANRDENLYFGLLTDFRDAAEETIPEDEPLLRLARQKIEELNEKYRRTKGDTFFLFHRPRRWNPRERVWMGYERKRGKLADLNSLLRGGSRDRFSLVVGNTAVLSNVKYVITLDTDTQLPRDSAWQFVGAMAHPLNRARYDEDKQRVCEGYGILQPRVAVSLPGTNRSRYARMCGSDPGIDPYTRAVSDVYQDLFGEGSFIGKGIYDVDAFDLALSGRFPDNRILSHDLLEGCYARAGLLSDVQLYEEYPSSYSADVARRHRWIRGDWQLARWLLPYLPILRSGLGGRRRKNLLSGLSLWKLLDNLRRSLVPAALTLMLLLGWTVLSSPWLWTLSVIGIILIPSLITSILEMFQKPGDVLMGQHLAAAVRSTGRHFSQAAFTLLCMPYEAFFSLDAIIRTTWRMLVTHRRLLEWSPSGGPDRNRTGLTASCRTMWIAPIIALVAVIYLTLSRPSALAVALPILGLWFASPAIAWWISRPLARRRARLTNDQIIFLRKLSRKTWAFFETFVGPEDHWLPPDNYQEHPVSGVAHSTSPTNMGVALLANLSAYDFGYISAGQLIKRTSNALKTMETLERHRGHFYNWYDTQSLKPLQPMYISTVDSGNLAAHLLTLRPGLLALPDQRILGARFFNGLNDTLNILTDTMEVSSSAEIVELQQDMESASDNPPTTLAAAWLCLDKLAASSAGIVAKLDSNDSDRESTVMWWALAFARQCQDAIDELMFFNPPTVSGIDEIPTLRELAELGNQRAIERIAAIERLALQTGELSRMEYDFLFDKASHLLAIGYNLSERRRDSSYYDLLASEARLCSFVAIAQGQLPQESWFALGRLLTTAGGEPILLSWSGSMFEYLMPLLVMPTYEHTLLDQTYKAAVDRQIEYGKKRGVPWGISESGYNMIDVHLNYQYRAFGVPGLGLNRGLAEDLVIAPYASALALMIDPGEACLNMQRLAAEGFEGKYGFYEAIDYTPSRLPRGQSTVVVRSFMAHHEGMSFLSLASLLLNCPMQKRFESNPLFQATILLLQERIPKATAFYSHTAEPSDLHVAFDSEERAPVRVFSSPDTPVPEVQLLSNGRYHVMITNAGGGYSHWKDIAVTRWREDSTCDNWGTFCYLRDVTSGAVWSTAYQPTLKRTEKYEAIFSEGRAEFRCRDHDFDTHSEIAVSPEDDIELRRVRIINRSRTRRTIDVTSYAEVVLAPPAADALHPAFSNLFVQTEIIRKQRAILCTRRPRSHDEKAPWMFHMMVVHGAETGEVSYETDRMQFIGRGNTVEKPQAMSGVADFFTGALSDSEGSVLDPIVAVRYRIMLDPEETVTINIVSGIGDTRDGCLSLVEKYQDRRLADRVFDLAWTHSQVLLRQINATEADAQLYGHLASSVIFANSSLRAEPGVLVKNRRGQSGLWGYAISGDLPIVLLQIEDPANIDLVRQLVQAHTYWRLKGLAVDLVIWNEDHAGYRQLLHDQIMGLIAAGIEANVTDRPGGIFVRPADQISEEDRILIQTVARVIITDRRGALAEQINRRSFVEVPVPLLTPTRTHRSEPLAVAARPRHDLMFFNGLGGFTPDGREYVITTAHGQVTPAPWVNVLANPHFGSVISESGLAYTWSENAHEFRLTPWGNDPVSDSSGEAFYLRDEERGHFWSPTPLPSRGVTPYVTRHGFGYSVFEHTERGIHSEVWVYVALDAPIKFTVLKVRNESGRLRRLSVTGYAEWVLGDLRPKSAMHVVTEIDPNSGALFARNPYNTEFRNRTAFFDVDDMNRSLSGDRTEFLGRNGTFRSPAAMRRSRLSGKVGAALDPCAAIQVPFELADGQEREIIFRLGVGQDADDASNLLRRFRGSAAAGSALETVWQYWNHTLGAVNVETPDQTVNVLTNGWLLYQTTACRLWARSGYYQSGGAFGFRDQLQDVMALIHTEPRLVREHLLLCAARQFQEGDVQHWWHPPSGRGVRTHCSDDFLWLPLATCRYVLNTGDTGVLDEPVHFIEGRPVNTDEDSYYDLPRRSEQAASLYDHCVRAIMRGISLGEHGLPFIGSGDWNDGMNMVGEHGKGESVWLGFFLYEVLMRFTEVARLHSDLPFAERCEREAAQLRLNIEQNGWDGEWYRRAYFDDGSPLGSAGNPECQIDSIAQSWSVLSGAGDAERSRKAMEAVDKRLVHRDHALIQLLDPPFDKSHLNPGYIKGYVPGVRENGGQYTHGAIWTAMAFAALGDSRRAWELLAIINPVNHGKSPEKIETYKVEPYVVAADVYAVSPHSGRGGWTWYTGSAGWMYRLIVESLLGLRLEVDKLRFAPCLPADWEMFKVHYRYRETVYHIAVLRRQVGDGATSVTVDGVPQQDTTITLIDDHQEHAVEVRIPADGID is encoded by the coding sequence TTGCGGGCGAGACTCCGCAGAAACAGCCAGACACAAAAGTGCGCCGACAACGAGCCACCGCTGCGATCGGAACTGTTCAGCAGCGACCAGATGGAACAGCATGGCAAAACCCTTGCAGGCTTGCACAAGTTGGGTCTGGAAAGTGCACCGGACCAGCTTCTGAAGCGGCTGGCTGAGAATGAAAGCATCCTGACCGGAGCCCGCAACCTGTTGACGGATGCGGTTAAAACGAACCGCCGGATTACTCCGGCCGGTGAATGGCTGCTCGATAACTTCTATTTGATCGAAGAGCAGATTCGCACAGCCAGGAGACACTTGCCAAAGGGTTACAGCCGTGAGCTGCCTCGCTTGCTGGGCGGTCCATCAGCCGGGCTTCCGCGCGTGTATGACATCGCCCTGGAAACGATCTCACACGGCGATGGAAGGGTGGACCCGGAAAGTCTCAGCAGTTTCGTTACAGCCTACCAGACAATCACCGCACTGAAGTTAGGCGAATTGTGGGCAATCCCTATTATGCTGCGCCTGGCGTTGGTCGAAAATCTCCGACGCATTGGAACCCGTATCGCCGCCGACAGAATAGACCGAAACCGCGCCGACTATTGGGCGGATAAGATGACGGATATCGCCGGGAAGGACCCGAAAAGCCTGATTTTGGCGATTGCGGACATGGCACGCTCGAACCCGCCGATGGTGAGTTCGTTTGTTGCAGAATTTGCGCGCCGGCTGCAGGGACAAAGCCCCGCGTTGGCAATGCCTCTCACCTGGATTGAGCAGCGGCTCGCCGAGTGTAGCCTGACGATTGAACAGTTGGTACAGACAGAGAACCAGCAACAGGCCGCCGACCAGGTTTCCATAAGCAATAGCATCGCCAGTCTCCGATTTCTTGGAGCAATGGACTGGCGCGAGTTCGTCGAGAAGATGAGCGTAGTTGAACAGACTCTGCGTGAGGACTCCGGCGGAGTCTACGGCAAGATGGATTTTGCGACCCGTGATCGCTACCGTCACGTTGTGGAGAAGATAGCGAAGAACAGCCGGTTGTCCGAAGGCGAGGTGGCGCGCAAAGCGATCCAGCTTGCGCACGAGGCCGCTGCCGAGAAAGGCGGTGACGATCGAGCAGCACATGTCGGCTTCTACCTGATTGACAGGGGATTTTCACAACTCGAACGAACGGCGGAGGTGCGCCTTTCTACCCTTGAAGCTCTTCAGAGAATGGGCCGCCGGTTTCCTTTGTTCCTCTATCTAGGCACAATCATGCTGATGACGGTAATCTTCACCGGGAGTTTGCTGGCCGAAGCTCATGCTGATGGGGTGCAGGGTTGGCCACTCGCGCTGATTGGGAGCCTCTCGCTTCTGTGTGCAAGTCACCTGGCGGTAGCGCTTGTAAACTGGCTGGCGACGTTGCTGGCGACACCGCATCCGCTGCCTCGAATGGACTTCTCCAAAGGGATCCCGCCGGAATCAAGCACGCTGGCCGTGGTCCCGACTATGCTTATAAGCACTCAGAACATAGAGGATCTGATCGAGGCACTTGAAGTCCGGTTCCTGGCAAATAGAGATGAAAACCTGTACTTCGGCCTGTTGACTGATTTTCGAGACGCGGCCGAGGAAACCATTCCGGAGGACGAACCGCTGTTGCGGCTCGCCCGGCAAAAAATCGAAGAGCTGAATGAAAAGTACAGGCGAACAAAAGGCGATACTTTCTTCCTTTTTCATCGCCCGCGCCGATGGAATCCTCGGGAGCGGGTTTGGATGGGTTACGAGCGTAAGAGAGGGAAGCTTGCGGATTTGAATTCGCTTCTGCGTGGAGGCTCAAGAGATCGCTTCTCGCTCGTCGTTGGTAACACTGCAGTCCTATCAAATGTGAAGTATGTGATCACCCTTGACACGGATACACAGCTACCACGCGATTCGGCGTGGCAGTTTGTGGGAGCCATGGCGCACCCGCTGAATCGCGCGCGGTACGACGAAGATAAGCAGCGCGTCTGTGAGGGGTACGGCATCCTCCAGCCACGAGTCGCCGTCAGCCTTCCTGGCACAAACCGGTCGCGGTATGCGCGAATGTGCGGGAGTGATCCTGGCATCGATCCTTATACGCGCGCTGTCTCCGATGTTTACCAGGACCTGTTCGGTGAAGGCTCGTTCATCGGCAAGGGTATCTATGATGTCGATGCATTCGATCTGGCGCTCAGCGGACGTTTCCCCGATAACCGTATTCTCAGCCACGATCTTCTGGAAGGGTGCTACGCGCGGGCGGGGCTGTTGAGCGATGTGCAGTTGTACGAAGAATACCCGTCCAGCTACAGTGCGGACGTGGCCCGCCGGCACCGCTGGATTCGCGGGGATTGGCAGCTTGCGCGGTGGCTGTTGCCATATCTTCCTATTCTTAGGTCCGGCCTTGGAGGTCGCCGTCGGAAGAATCTGCTCTCGGGGCTTTCCCTGTGGAAGCTCCTTGACAATCTTCGGCGCAGTCTCGTGCCAGCGGCGTTGACACTAATGTTGTTGCTGGGCTGGACGGTCTTGTCATCGCCCTGGCTCTGGACTTTGTCTGTGATCGGAATCATCCTGATTCCTTCTTTGATTACCTCTATTCTGGAGATGTTTCAGAAGCCGGGCGATGTGCTTATGGGGCAGCACCTCGCTGCTGCTGTGCGTTCCACCGGCAGGCATTTTAGTCAAGCCGCATTTACGCTCCTGTGTATGCCTTATGAGGCATTTTTCAGCCTGGATGCGATTATACGCACCACGTGGCGGATGCTGGTCACACACAGGCGACTTCTGGAATGGAGTCCGTCGGGCGGGCCGGATCGGAATCGCACGGGTCTCACCGCCTCCTGCCGAACGATGTGGATCGCCCCCATTATTGCCCTTGTCGCGGTGATCTATCTGACGCTTTCAAGGCCGTCTGCTTTAGCTGTGGCCTTGCCTATACTGGGCCTCTGGTTTGCCTCCCCTGCTATCGCTTGGTGGATCAGCCGGCCGCTCGCCCGCCGCAGAGCAAGGCTGACAAATGACCAGATCATCTTTCTCAGGAAGCTTTCCCGGAAAACCTGGGCGTTCTTCGAGACATTTGTGGGCCCTGAAGACCATTGGTTGCCGCCTGATAACTATCAGGAGCATCCCGTTTCCGGGGTCGCACATAGCACGTCACCGACCAACATGGGGGTTGCGCTGCTCGCAAATTTGTCCGCCTATGACTTCGGCTACATCTCGGCCGGACAGCTCATCAAGCGCACTTCGAATGCACTCAAGACGATGGAAACACTGGAAAGGCACCGGGGCCACTTCTACAACTGGTATGACACGCAGTCTCTGAAACCGCTCCAACCTATGTACATTTCGACTGTAGACAGCGGGAACCTTGCTGCCCATCTGCTGACATTGCGGCCGGGGCTGCTCGCACTTCCCGATCAAAGAATCCTGGGAGCGCGTTTTTTTAATGGGCTTAACGACACATTAAATATCCTCACGGACACTATGGAAGTATCTTCATCGGCTGAAATTGTTGAACTTCAGCAAGATATGGAGTCTGCATCTGATAACCCTCCAACCACACTCGCAGCGGCATGGCTGTGCCTTGATAAACTTGCAGCTTCCTCTGCAGGAATTGTCGCCAAATTAGATTCCAATGATTCTGATCGTGAGAGTACGGTAATGTGGTGGGCACTCGCCTTCGCCCGGCAATGTCAGGATGCCATCGATGAGCTGATGTTTTTTAACCCGCCGACAGTCAGCGGCATTGATGAGATACCGACGCTGCGCGAACTGGCAGAACTTGGCAACCAACGCGCCATTGAGAGAATTGCGGCCATCGAACGCCTTGCGCTGCAAACCGGCGAACTATCACGCATGGAGTATGATTTTCTGTTCGATAAGGCAAGTCATCTCCTGGCCATCGGGTACAACCTCAGTGAGCGCAGGCGGGACTCGAGTTACTACGATCTGCTGGCTTCAGAGGCGAGGTTATGCAGTTTTGTGGCGATTGCACAGGGACAACTACCGCAGGAGAGCTGGTTCGCCCTGGGGCGTCTGCTAACTACCGCCGGCGGAGAGCCGATTCTCCTTTCGTGGAGCGGATCGATGTTCGAGTACCTCATGCCATTGCTGGTGATGCCAACGTACGAACACACGCTTCTCGACCAGACATATAAGGCAGCTGTGGACAGGCAAATCGAGTATGGAAAGAAGCGGGGAGTGCCGTGGGGCATTTCGGAATCCGGCTATAACATGATCGATGTCCATCTCAACTACCAGTACCGCGCGTTTGGCGTGCCCGGCTTGGGGCTCAACCGCGGACTCGCCGAGGATCTGGTAATTGCACCCTATGCCTCTGCGCTTGCGCTGATGATAGATCCCGGGGAGGCTTGCCTGAATATGCAACGACTTGCTGCCGAAGGATTTGAAGGGAAGTATGGCTTTTATGAAGCGATCGATTACACTCCTTCGCGTCTGCCGCGCGGACAATCGACTGTGGTGGTCCGGTCCTTCATGGCACATCACGAAGGCATGAGCTTTCTCTCTCTTGCCTCTCTGCTCCTAAATTGCCCAATGCAGAAGAGATTCGAGTCGAATCCCTTGTTCCAGGCGACTATATTGTTGCTCCAGGAGCGAATCCCAAAGGCCACGGCTTTCTATTCGCACACCGCCGAGCCCTCCGACTTGCATGTGGCTTTCGATAGTGAGGAGAGAGCGCCGGTGCGTGTTTTTAGCAGCCCGGATACGCCGGTTCCAGAAGTGCAGTTGTTGTCGAACGGCAGATACCACGTGATGATTACGAATGCGGGCGGCGGTTACAGTCATTGGAAGGATATTGCAGTCACCCGCTGGCGCGAAGACAGTACCTGCGACAACTGGGGCACGTTCTGTTACCTTCGCGACGTGACGAGCGGAGCAGTCTGGTCAACCGCATATCAACCAACACTCAAACGGACGGAGAAGTATGAAGCGATTTTCTCGGAAGGGCGAGCCGAGTTTCGCTGCCGGGACCATGATTTTGATACCCATTCTGAGATCGCTGTTTCACCCGAGGATGACATCGAACTGCGCCGGGTGCGTATCATCAACCGTTCCCGGACGCGCAGAACGATCGATGTTACGAGTTATGCGGAAGTGGTTCTTGCACCTCCTGCTGCGGATGCACTGCATCCTGCGTTCAGCAATCTTTTTGTTCAGACCGAGATCATCCGCAAGCAGCGGGCGATCCTCTGCACCCGCAGGCCCCGCTCCCACGACGAGAAGGCGCCCTGGATGTTTCACATGATGGTTGTGCATGGGGCGGAGACCGGGGAAGTCTCCTATGAGACCGATCGCATGCAGTTTATCGGCCGCGGAAACACCGTTGAAAAACCGCAAGCTATGAGCGGGGTAGCTGATTTTTTTACGGGAGCGCTCTCGGACAGTGAGGGCTCAGTGCTCGATCCGATTGTCGCTGTTCGTTATCGAATAATGCTTGATCCGGAAGAAACGGTAACGATAAATATTGTCTCCGGCATCGGGGATACTCGCGACGGCTGTCTGAGCCTTGTCGAGAAATATCAGGACCGACGACTCGCGGACCGCGTCTTTGACCTGGCATGGACACACAGCCAGGTACTGCTGCGGCAGATCAACGCAACTGAAGCTGACGCGCAGCTCTACGGACACCTTGCCAGTTCGGTGATCTTTGCCAATTCCTCTCTGCGTGCTGAACCTGGGGTCCTCGTCAAGAACCGCCGGGGGCAATCCGGTTTATGGGGCTATGCTATATCCGGTGATTTACCGATCGTGCTGCTGCAGATTGAAGATCCGGCCAATATAGACCTGGTGCGACAACTCGTGCAGGCCCATACGTACTGGCGCTTGAAGGGACTGGCGGTGGACCTGGTGATCTGGAACGAAGATCACGCCGGTTACCGGCAACTTCTGCACGACCAGATCATGGGGCTCATTGCGGCAGGCATCGAAGCCAATGTGACCGATCGACCCGGGGGTATCTTTGTAAGACCTGCTGACCAGATATCGGAGGAGGACCGCATCCTTATCCAAACGGTCGCCCGCGTTATCATCACCGACCGCCGGGGGGCGCTGGCTGAGCAGATCAACCGGCGCAGTTTCGTGGAAGTACCAGTGCCGCTCCTTACACCGACCCGAACGCACCGCTCTGAACCCCTTGCGGTTGCTGCAAGGCCTCGCCACGACCTGATGTTTTTTAATGGGCTGGGCGGATTTACCCCGGATGGGCGCGAGTACGTCATTACGACTGCTCACGGCCAGGTGACGCCGGCGCCGTGGGTGAATGTGCTGGCAAACCCACACTTTGGGTCCGTCATTTCAGAAAGCGGGCTTGCTTACACCTGGAGCGAGAATGCCCATGAGTTCCGCCTCACTCCCTGGGGGAACGATCCCGTGAGCGATTCGAGCGGAGAGGCATTTTACCTCCGTGATGAAGAGCGTGGTCACTTCTGGTCCCCCACGCCGCTGCCCAGCCGCGGAGTGACGCCTTACGTCACCCGGCATGGATTTGGCTATAGCGTCTTCGAGCACACGGAACGAGGCATCCACTCAGAGGTATGGGTTTACGTGGCCCTGGACGCACCGATCAAGTTCACGGTTCTTAAAGTGCGAAACGAGTCGGGGCGATTACGGCGACTCTCAGTTACCGGATACGCTGAATGGGTACTTGGAGACCTGCGACCGAAATCGGCCATGCACGTGGTCACCGAAATTGATCCGAATAGCGGCGCGCTCTTCGCACGCAACCCATATAACACGGAGTTTCGAAACCGGACTGCTTTTTTCGATGTAGACGACATGAACCGGAGCTTAAGCGGCGACCGGACTGAGTTCCTTGGGCGCAACGGCACGTTTCGGAGTCCGGCCGCGATGAGGCGGTCCCGGCTTTCCGGGAAGGTAGGTGCTGCTTTGGATCCCTGCGCCGCTATACAAGTCCCATTTGAGTTAGCCGACGGACAAGAGCGTGAGATCATCTTCAGGCTAGGCGTAGGGCAAGATGCCGATGACGCCAGCAACCTGCTGCGCCGCTTTCGTGGATCTGCTGCCGCGGGCAGTGCGCTTGAAACGGTCTGGCAGTACTGGAACCACACGCTCGGAGCAGTGAATGTGGAAACACCCGACCAGACTGTAAATGTCCTGACCAACGGCTGGCTCTTATACCAAACTACAGCGTGCCGCCTTTGGGCGCGCAGCGGATACTACCAGTCGGGGGGCGCCTTCGGCTTCCGCGACCAGTTGCAGGACGTGATGGCGCTTATCCATACTGAACCGCGTCTCGTACGCGAGCACCTTCTCCTCTGTGCTGCCCGTCAGTTCCAGGAGGGAGATGTCCAGCATTGGTGGCATCCTCCGTCAGGCCGGGGCGTGCGTACGCACTGTTCGGACGATTTCCTCTGGTTGCCGTTGGCTACGTGCCGTTACGTTCTGAACACCGGTGACACCGGGGTGTTGGATGAACCTGTCCACTTCATCGAGGGCCGCCCGGTGAATACGGACGAGGACTCGTATTACGATCTTCCCAGACGGTCTGAACAAGCGGCCAGTTTGTACGACCACTGTGTGCGGGCCATCATGAGGGGCATCAGCCTTGGCGAGCACGGTCTGCCGTTTATCGGCTCGGGTGATTGGAACGACGGCATGAACATGGTCGGCGAACACGGCAAAGGCGAAAGCGTTTGGTTGGGATTCTTCCTTTATGAAGTGCTCATGCGGTTCACCGAGGTTGCACGCCTGCATAGTGACCTGCCCTTCGCCGAACGCTGCGAGAGGGAGGCGGCCCAACTGCGCCTGAATATCGAGCAGAATGGCTGGGATGGTGAATGGTATCGCCGCGCTTACTTCGACGACGGCTCGCCGCTCGGTTCGGCGGGTAATCCCGAATGCCAAATTGATTCCATTGCGCAAAGCTGGTCTGTTTTATCCGGCGCCGGGGATGCCGAGCGCTCGCGCAAGGCAATGGAAGCTGTGGATAAGCGCCTCGTTCACAGGGACCATGCGCTGATCCAGCTCCTGGACCCGCCCTTCGATAAGTCGCATTTGAATCCCGGCTATATAAAAGGGTACGTCCCTGGCGTCAGGGAAAATGGCGGACAATACACTCATGGGGCGATCTGGACAGCGATGGCATTCGCTGCATTGGGCGACAGCCGGCGCGCGTGGGAACTGCTGGCAATAATCAACCCGGTGAACCATGGGAAATCTCCGGAGAAAATTGAAACCTACAAAGTAGAACCATACGTTGTCGCAGCCGACGTATATGCGGTCTCACCACACAGTGGCCGCGGTGGATGGACATGGTACACGGGATCAGCCGGCTGGATGTATCGGCTTATTGTGGAATCACTTCTGGGGCTAAGGCTTGAAGTAGACAAACTGCGTTTCGCGCCGTGCCTCCCTGCGGATTGGGAGATGTTCAAGGTGCATTACCGTTATCGGGAAACGGTCTACCACATCGCCGTTCTGCGCAGGCAGGTTGGCGATGGCGCAACGAGTGTGACCGTCGACGGCGTCCCGCAACAGGATACAACGATTACCCTTATTGACGACCATCAGGAACACGCAGTCGAGGTGAGAATACCCGCCGACGGAATTGATTGA
- a CDS encoding nickel-dependent hydrogenase large subunit, with amino-acid sequence MGKKIVIDPVTRIEGHLKIEVEVKDGKVVDAHSTGALFRGFEIILKDRDPRDASQITQRICGVCPTSHASASVRTLDSAFKVKPPKNGRVLRNIILGSDYAWDHVLHFYHLAALDYVKGPGTEPFVPRYDGDYRLDEKTNQVAVNQYLEALKIRALGHELTAMWGGKGPIVQGMVVGGATAIPTREEIAGYKERAGKVIDFIANTYLPTVYLIGGAYKDLFNVGAGCKNFLSYGVFPLDDGENAFLLKRGVYTNGKDYPLDVEKIKEFVSHSWYDDRTTGKNPAEGETIPLPGKKGAYSYIKAARYKGLPHEVGPLARMWITNPALSKQANRFLGIDETRDVRMRDLGEKAFSIMGRHVARAEECYLVTKALGQWLDELTPGESGVIMKPVPKSGQGFGLSEAPRGSVGHWIKIDNSKIAKYQVIAPTTWNASPRDDKGQRGPIEEALIGTPVPDPENPFNVVRVIRSFDPULGCAVHVLHVDTKKAYEIRVS; translated from the coding sequence ATGGGAAAAAAGATAGTAATTGACCCGGTAACGCGGATTGAGGGTCACTTAAAGATAGAGGTCGAGGTCAAGGACGGAAAGGTAGTTGATGCCCACAGCACCGGCGCCCTCTTCCGGGGATTTGAGATAATCTTAAAAGACAGAGACCCGCGTGATGCCTCTCAGATCACACAGCGCATATGCGGCGTCTGTCCTACTTCTCATGCCAGCGCCTCGGTCAGGACCCTGGATTCTGCCTTTAAGGTGAAACCCCCAAAGAACGGCCGGGTGTTGCGCAATATTATCCTTGGCTCTGACTACGCATGGGATCATGTCCTTCATTTTTATCATCTGGCCGCCCTCGATTATGTCAAGGGGCCGGGAACCGAACCTTTTGTCCCCCGTTATGACGGGGATTACCGGCTCGATGAAAAAACAAACCAGGTGGCGGTTAACCAGTATCTTGAGGCCCTTAAGATAAGAGCCCTCGGCCATGAACTGACCGCCATGTGGGGTGGCAAAGGGCCCATCGTCCAGGGCATGGTCGTGGGTGGAGCCACGGCTATACCCACCAGGGAAGAGATCGCCGGGTACAAGGAACGAGCCGGGAAGGTTATAGATTTCATTGCCAATACTTATCTGCCCACGGTCTATCTGATAGGCGGGGCATACAAAGATTTGTTTAACGTTGGCGCGGGTTGCAAAAACTTCCTGTCTTATGGGGTCTTTCCCTTAGACGACGGGGAAAACGCCTTTCTCTTAAAGCGTGGCGTCTATACCAATGGTAAGGATTACCCGTTAGACGTAGAAAAAATCAAGGAGTTTGTGTCCCATTCCTGGTATGATGATCGCACCACCGGGAAGAACCCTGCGGAAGGAGAAACCATACCACTACCCGGCAAAAAGGGCGCTTACTCCTATATCAAGGCAGCCCGGTATAAGGGACTTCCGCATGAGGTCGGGCCGCTGGCCAGGATGTGGATAACCAACCCGGCGCTGAGCAAACAGGCCAACAGATTCCTCGGCATTGATGAAACAAGGGATGTGCGTATGCGGGATCTTGGTGAAAAGGCCTTTTCCATCATGGGGCGGCACGTGGCCCGGGCCGAAGAATGCTATCTGGTGACCAAGGCCCTTGGCCAGTGGTTGGATGAATTGACTCCAGGCGAGTCAGGTGTTATCATGAAACCCGTTCCCAAGTCCGGTCAGGGATTTGGTCTAAGTGAAGCGCCCAGGGGATCGGTTGGCCACTGGATCAAGATTGATAATAGCAAGATAGCCAAATATCAGGTGATTGCGCCTACTACCTGGAATGCCTCGCCCCGTGACGATAAAGGACAAAGGGGGCCGATTGAAGAGGCCCTTATCGGGACTCCGGTACCGGATCCGGAAAATCCGTTTAACGTGGTGCGGGTCATACGTTCTTTTGACCCGTGACTGGGTTGTGCCGTGCACGTGTTGCACGTCGATACCAAGAAGGCTTACGAGATCAGGGTCAGCTAA